The Cervus canadensis isolate Bull #8, Minnesota chromosome 5, ASM1932006v1, whole genome shotgun sequence genome contains the following window.
GTGAGGGAGATATGTCCCCTGTAACTTCACTCTGCCCTCCCCGCCGTGCGGACAATGAACTGCGGAGGAGAGCGCGGGCATCGACGGCAGCTACCTCCCCAGCGCCTCTCAGCAGCGGGACCAAGAGATACAAGTTGAGGGAGGAACCCCTGGGATTAGGGCGAAGGGTACGAAAGGGACCTTGAGTTGGAGCAGAAGGATCAAAGATGAGAAAATAGGGTCAGTGTGGGGCATGACACTGGAGGGATCGGGCAACCTCACCCGTGAGCCGGTCCTTGGCATAGCGGCGGCCGCTGTCCATCCAAGGGAAGGTGAGTCCCGCTAGGCCCCCGGCGCCGCCCAAGCCCGAAGGTCCAGGAACTGCAGGTGCGCCTCCCGCGGGCGGCTGCACTGGCAAAGGACGATGCGCCGGGACGCGGATCACGCCGCCCGGGCCAACACCAGAGCTGCCTGGTACCGGGGCCAGCGAGGCCGCGGGGCCGTAGCTTGAGGCTCCATGAAATCCACCCGAGAACGCCGCACTCTCTCCATGGCCCTGGCCCGCGCGACCCGGGCCTAGGCCGCTCCCGGGGGGTTCCGGGCAGCTCAGGATCTGATCGATGCCGAAGCTGATTGGCTCGTGGTGCGGGAGGTTGTGCGAGGCCAGCACCCCCGGTTCCATGGGTCCGGGTCAAAGAGGACCTCAGGAGGTTTGGCGGTTAGAGAGGGGCCCCCAAACAGCTTTGGGAGCCCAGCAGCGGAGCGTTTAGGGCGGTGGCTTCAGGGACCTGCCGGGCTGGCCGCAGAGAGGCGCCGGGACGCCCAGGACATCTTCATCCCTATGTACTGGGAGTAACCCAGCGCGTGCCGGCCTCTGCCGGGTGTTGGCGCAGGGACTCGCATCCCGGGGAGCGCGACCGACTGGGGCCCCAGGAGCGCCCTTCCTGACTCTGAAGCGCGGATGgacgctggactgccagggcctCTGCCCGAGTCCGGGGTGGAGAGGGTTGGCTGACTTGGGCTGGGGCAGTGACTGACAGATCAGTCTTGGGTgggcagtgggggctgggggtagggcaggggcggggccgggcccgTTAAAGGGGAAGAGACGCCTGTTTGCTCCAAGCGCGGGCAAGACTGGCCGGCGGGAGTGGTGAGGGTGTTGGAGGGGGGAAGGTGGCGAGTGTGTTATGAACTTGCACGGGAGGGGCCAGAGCTCGGGCCGCTGCGCGCTGAGTCAGCCGAGATGCGCAAGGACTCCATCCTCACTGGCCTCCGCCTCTGGGTTTCCTCTGCCTCACCAACTTCCTTGCAGGTGCCGCCTCCCACAGCCCCTACTCTTCGCCTCCCGATGGGTCCAGCCTGACGACTCCCGGATTCGTTGTGGGCCCCGCCTAAGTGCTCTCGAAGACCAAATTTCGTTGTGGCTTTCTGGCTGCGATGGGAAGCGGCTGGGGAACGGCGCCGGCGAGTTGGAGGCTGGGGAAGAGGACAGTTGGAGGTGTGGCGGGGTGTCCGGTGAGCTAGGGCGGGGAATCACTGGGCCAGTGATCCTGGTGCTCCTCCCGGCCTCTCCCGTAGGGGCCCCAGCTCCTCTCCGGAGCGCCAGTAATGGGCGTCCAATGTTTCTTAGAATTTCGATTTCCTTAAATCGGTGTAAAGCGGACCCGTGGTTGTACCCAAGCCAATTTAGGTTGGTGAGGACTTGGGACTGGCGTTCTGCCCCCGACAGGGAACCAGCAACGCGGACTCTGCGCCCCGACTCTTCGCCCAGGAAGTCTGTTCTCACACACTCCCGCCCAGCCTCCAAAGGCAGGAGGACGAAATCGCCACAGGCGACACTTGGAACCTCACTGACGTCCTCGGAGGATCCTAACCGCCACATTTCGCATAGCTGCTTCACCCCACCCAAGCCCAGGAAACTGTGCCTGGAGCGTGTcagagaagggaggtggggaaAGACCGAAGCCGCTCAGCGACCTTGTGACCTCTGGCCGCGGACCCAGGAGCTGGGAGCGTGTGAACTCTGCATCCTTCCCCGGGATGGGACCCCGGGCCTGCGGGCCCCTGAGCCTTAGACCCGCCCCTGCCGCCACCCGGCCCGGTGCAGGCCGCCATAATCGGGTTAGCTGGGTCGGAATTACATTACCTTCCCCGGCCCGCCCCGGCtccgggggttggggggggaatCCTGGCGCCTCTGAGCCGGTGAGACTGGGCGCCTGGAGGCGGATGTTCTTACCATCCCTCGGAGGGTGGGCACCCGATGAGCAGCTTGGCCTGCCTCAGACACATGGTGGCCAGAGGACCCTGCCCTGCTGTGGCAGTCCTCAGCCCTTCCACCGCAGCCCACTCAGGTGCTCTGCTCCTGACCGCCTGACCCTTGGGAGCTGAAGTGCCTTCTAAGTCTAATAGCCCGTCTCTCCGGGAGGACGGATCTTCCAGTTGATTGTCCAGGATCTCCTGGGGAAAACTCTGCCCCTCCTTTCTCCCTAGCAGATGGGCTGGCAGCCTGGCGCCTAGGGCAGGGTAAGAGGTCTTTTCTCTCGAGGGAACCAGGAGTGATATTTGGGCATCTGGGCaggaagatgaggaagaggaagaagggagtaGGCTTTCTCCCCATACAAAACCTCAGTGTTCTCAGAAGCCCCAAGGTGACGGCTGAGGTAGGGAACCATGGGGCAGGGAGGCAGTGGGCATTAATAACATGCGACATCCTCACCCAGTCTTGTCCACCTTCATCATGCATTTATCCAGCTCTTCCCCCACCCTGCCAACAATCTTCTgaaagggttgggggtggggaggtactGCCACTTTAGTAGCTGTTTTTGTCTTGGTGAAGAAGACAGATAATATCACCTTCCCTAAGCCTTCACAGAACTCCAAGCATCTTTTATCCACAGTTAAGGGCTTGGGCTACTAGAGGGCATGAAGCCTCTGCTGTTCAGGCAAACCCTTCAGAGACAGCATGGGCTGGATTCCCCTGGATGCGAACAAAGCGCCTAGGGAGACAGTGAACTAAACAACGGCTCTGAAGAGGACTGGCTGGCAGGTTAGGACTTTGTCAGTCCCTTTTCCCACtcccttgggggcttccctggtggctcagctggtaaagagtctgcttgcaatgcgggagatctcggttagatccctgggttggaaagatcccctggagaagggaaaggctacccactccagcattctggcctggaaaattccatgcaaagagttggacacgactgagcgtctttcactttcattttcttttgccaCTCCAGGGGTGGGCCTCTGAGGAGACAATGGGCACTAGTGTGTCTCCAATCAGACTGAATAAAATCCTTCTTGAATAAATCAATGCAAGTGAAAAAGTAACATCGTGCAGACCTTTATACCTCCTTATCCTACACCCTGCCTTTTGAGGTCGGCACAGATGGCTCTGCCATCCAGAGATTGCCCAACTGATCCTTAGAGGAGAATGGGCACAAACctggtagtgtgtatatatatatatatatatacatcttctgggtatttacaaaaaaaaaaaaaaaagatttcagtgCTCTGCTCCAAGGACAAAAGGCATCCAGTTCTGTCAGCCACAGTCCTAGGAGTTTCTCTGTTTGCCTCCACCTTGCTGATTCCCTGACTCTATGAGAAGGATGGTTCCTGTTGGTTTATGTTGAGAAGAGGCTCTGGTTTCAGCATCTGCACCTCTCATACAGACTTCCTTGAATCCATCTCACCATAGCTCACATGCATGTGGCTGCCCAACTCTTCAAGTGTTCAGGGCTTCAAATCTGCAGCTTCACAGGGAGAGACCACACTCCTAACCTGTTTTCCTGCATCTTCTCTTCCATCCTGCTGTTGGTGCAGTATCCCATGCTTGAGGTGGTCCCCACTCCTATatcatcagtttcctcatcaactTAGTCCCTCCTACTGCCAACTGTCTTAGGTCTCTACTGTCCGGACAAAGTCTTTGCCCAACTCTTCAAGagaaattatgtttctttttctcttttactgccCATATCTATTGCCTCCATTTCCTCCGTATTTATTCTTCTAATCCACTGTAAATTGGCTTCACTACATGGACCCTATCTCAGAGATATCCAGTATCCAGTGTCTATTATCCAAGACTTCTCTGACATGTTTTACTTTGTTGACCATCAACTCTTTCTTGAAAtatctcttcttttgccttccataATATTGTATTATTCTACATCTTTGGACATTCACAGTTGCTGCTTATCTTTTTCCTCCACTGACTTTTCTTCTTCCACTGAAGACTGTGAACATTCTTCAGAGCTCAGACTTCAGCTTTACCTGTATCTACATCTGCTCAGTTTTCATCCGTTCCAATAGTTCCATCGAATACATCTACCCAGAAAGCTCTGTGACCTCAGCCCCTGGTTGTGACCCCTGCTGTGCTCCACCCCACCATTCTAGTCTTCTGGCCAGCTCTACCTGCTTTTGCTGTAGCCACCTTAGTCCAACAAGCTGGAGGAAATGCTTCCCCCAAGCTCCTTATTCACTTCCTCCTATTattctttgaaatgtttcataCACAGCCCTTCCTTTCTATTTCCAGAGATAAAACCCTAATataggccaggcttccctggtggctcagtggtaaagaatctgcctgccagtgcaggagacacgggttcaacctctggttcaggaagatcccacatgctccgaAGCCATGTTCTAGCTAAGCCTACGTGCCactactactgagcctgtgctctagggtccaggagccacaactactgagcctgtgcatgCCTTAGAGCCCAtcttctgcaacaagagaagccaccacacactgcaactagagagtagcccccactcacaactaaagaaaagcccgtgcagcaatgaagactcagcacagcaaaaatatattctttaaaaaaaaaaagcctaacataggccatcatcaccaccacccatATTCATGTGTTCATCCACAAAATTTGATTGAAGGTACTATGTGCTCAGTACTATGTACTAGgtactatgtgcctggcactggaAATATAGTTGtaaacacaacaacaaaagtccTACCACTGAACAGCTTACATTCCAGTGAGGGAGgcagttgaaaaagaaaatgtataccaTGTACTCAGAAatgctaagaagaaaaataaaacaaggaagggGGGAGAGTATAAGAGTAGGAGATGATGATTTATCTAGATTGATCACAGAAGGCCTCATGGAGGAAAGACCTGAAGGAAGAACAGGGCCATTTGGATACCTGAGCATTTCAAGTTGGGGACACAATGAGAGTATATACCGGTGTACCTGTGGAACAAACAGAGGGAGGTCCAGTGTGTctggacagactgagtgactgtagAGACCATGCAGTCTTGAAGGCTGTTATTCTAATTGGAAAGTGACTGGAATGTTTTAAACAGAAGAGACacctgatttttaaagtttaaacaaATTTAAGGCAAAACTAACATACAATAAGCTGTACATAAAATGTGCAATTTGATACACTGATATAAGTATACACTTATGAAACCATCAACACAATCCAGATAATAAGCATCTGTCAACTCAAAAATACTTTCTAtgtatccttttttattttgattcatgTTTGACCAGAATCACTGTGAGCTGCTATGTTTAGACTAGGCTAAAGAGGGTAAAAGTAGAAGCAAGAAAGTAGgcaagaagccactgcagtcgCCCAGAGAAGAGATAATGGCATCTTGGAACAGGGAAGTAAGCAGTGGCTATAGCgagtagttatttttaaaagtcacttatCTCATAACTCCTTGCCTCTAATTCACTCTGAAGATAAATGAATATGTTTCTTTCATAGGATAACCCCCTTTcttcagaaaagttttttttgtCCCTATTGCCCTCACACTGAAGTCCCAACTCCATAAGGTTCTGCTTCTTCTATCATTGCTCTCAAATCTACACCTTATCCTCTTTCAGGTCCCTCTCCGTTCATTTCCCTCCACTgtgcctttcttttccatttccaccaCACTTCTTTTCCCTACTCCCAATCTCCAACTGTGCCCACACAACGACCCACTTCCTCCAGAAAGTTTTTCCCCCGTCTCCGCTGGTATCTCTCGTTTCTTGATTCTCCAACTGTACTTGATGTTAATACTCCACGGTAATTTTATCCTTGTTTTCGTTTGATTTTGAATCCCACGTTTTAAAAAGTCCCTAGGGACGTCGGTGTACCAGGTCCAGTGCCCCTGCATCCTCCCCAAGTCCGGGACTGGACCTATGCCACCGCAGGAGCTCGCTGCCTCAGGGTGCCCACATGTGGTAGTGTCCGAGccgtcctcccctcctccctgggcaTCTGCTCTGCATTAGTCTGTCCCAGGCCTCCGCAGGCGCCGATGATTGAATCATCATCATTAACCAGGGCCTGCCCCCCCAACCTCGGCGGCAGGAGGGAGTGATGGGGGTGGGCACGATCACTACCAAGTCCCTGGGGTCCCTCCTTCCCCGCCACCCTCTACGAGGTTCCGCAGAGCTTCAAGAAACCTCCGCCGTGGAGGGGGGACAAGGCCTGCCGTCGGGATGAAGCTCCGTAATGCGGGCGCGTTGTAGGACACAAGCAGGGGACCCGGAGGGGTTTCTTTTATCAGGGACGTCGCCACAGGAGATCGACAACCCTGAGTGGTGGCGGGCGGGGACCGCCGGGCCTTTGGGGTGGAAGGCGGCAGTCTTTTGCAAGGTCCAAAAGTCAGTCCCGAGATCGTGTAGGGTCTACTATGACGATTACTACAGGAGGTCGAGGAGATAGGACCCCTTCCCACCAACCCCCTGGACGCCCTAATTACAGATTGAAGAGGGGGAGGGGCCAGTGGGGCTCAGGTGAGCACACGGGGAGAAGGGACATGGGCGGGGCCTTACAGAGGGTCAGCGAATCCGAAAAGACCTAAGCCTTCGTTGCGGGGCGACAAGTCCCGCCCCGCAGGCGGCACCGGAAGTAGCAGGCCGAGATCAGCCTTTAAGATGGCGTCTCCTCAGGGGGGCCAGATTGCGATCGCGATGAGGCTTCGGAACCAGCTCCAGTCAGTGTACAAGATGGACCCACTACGGAACGAGGTGAAGGGGCGGCAGGGTTACCACTGTGGTCGGCTAGCAGTGAGAACTGGGGCCGGCTAGAGGACGGGCGGTGGCTGGCCAGGCGCCCAGTGCGCCTGCGCAGAGACAGGGTGCCCAGTGCGCCTGCGCGATTGCGATTGGGTTGCCAAACTCCGAGCTAGGACGCCTGCGCATTGCGCCGCTGACGTTTTGTAGgctcccctgggaaaggaaggtCGGGCGAGTCAGCCTAGAGAGAACCCCTGCTGTGCACGGAGCCCTCTGCTGGGCGGAGGGGGAGTGTCAACCCCCTGGGAGCTAATCAGCTGACGGCGCTAGGTGCAGGGTTGGCGGTGGGCTCTGATGAGTGGCGACTTCCAGATCGTGAAGCACACGGTTGTGGTCGGGGAAATGATCGTTGACAGAGGGTGTGTCCGCAGGAGGAAGTACGAGTAAAGATCAAAGACTTGAACGAGCATATCGTCTGCTGTCTGTGCGCAGGCTACTTCGTGGATGCCACCACCATAACAGAGTGTCTTCATACGTGTGAGTGCCCAGAACCCTGGCTGTTTCTTCCAGGCCCTACATCCCACTAAGCTGGCTGTCAGCCTCTAGGCTGCTTGCCCTAACCACCCAGGAAACCCAGCCAACCCATAAACCCAGTTTTCAGAGGGCCTGAGAGTCTGCCTTTCTCTTCTTGCAGTCTGCAAGAGTTGTATTGTGAAGTACCTCCAAACCAGCAAGTACTGCCCCATGTGTAACATCAAGATCCATGAAACACAACCGCTGCTCAACCTCAAACTGGACCGGGTCATGCAGGACATCGTGTACAAGCTAGTGCCAGGCTTGCAAGACAGTGAGTAACCAACTTGACTTTGAGGGGCCTCTAGAGCACTGTTCCTGAATGGCAGCTTGAGGTAGCAAGGGCTTTGGTGAAGAGGTTGACAGTTCACGGAACAAAGAATGAGGGAGGGCTTATATTTTACTTCTCATACTCCCCTCTTCTAGGTGAAGAGAAACGAATCCGAGAATTCTACCAGTCCCGAGGCTTGGACCGGGTCACCCAGCCCAGTGGGGAAGGTATGTTGCTTAGTAGCAGAAGGGTAAGGTAAAGCCCCCAGAGCATTCCTCCTGCCCAGATTTGCTCCCTGGGGAAAATGGAGTATGGGACATGTGCCACTTTCCTTGTTACTCTGTCTTTCTCAGAGCCAGCCCTGAGCAACCTTGGCCTCCCCTTCAGCAGCTTCGACCACTCCAAAGCCCACTACTATCGCTATGATGAGCAGCTGAGCCTATGCCTGGAGCGGCTGAGGTGAAGGATAGGTCATGGGCCATCTGAAGTGACAGTGACAATGACCCAGAGCTggagggggggaggggcagggagaaggcGAGCAGTAAGGGAGTGTCTTCCATTCAAGAGAGTATATCCTGGttctgggtggggggcggggggaaagaCAGGGCTGTCTAACCTGTGTCTGTTTCCCCCCAGTTCTGGCAAAGACAAGAACAAAAGCATCCTGCAGGTaagaggggctgaggggagggccTCTCTAAGGAGACTCACCACTCCATGACCCTTCCCTCACACATCTTGTCTTCTTcctgtccctcccaccccccaccaaccccCAGAACAAATATGTCCGGTGTTCTGTTAGAGCTGAAGTTCGCCATCTCAGGAGGGTCCTGTGTCATCGCTTGATGCTAAATCCCCAGCATGTGAGTATTCCCATGTAGATTTTTCTGAGGGGGCAGAAAGGGGtaagaaaggagaaacagagtCAATGGTAGACTTGGGTAGTTCTTGACCTGGGCAAGAGAATCGTTTCTGAAACTATGCCCCTATCTCCTTCCTAGGTGCAGCTCCTTTTTGACAATGAAGTTCTCCCTGATCACATGACCATGAAGCAGATATGGCTGTCCCACTGGTTCGGCAAGGTGAGGCAGTGCCGAGGCAGTGCCCAGGGCAGAGGTGGACTGAGGGGGCCTCTTGGGTAAGAACGTTCCCACTGACTACTTCTTCCCCTTGTTTTTTCCTTAGCCATCCCCTTTGCTTTTACAATACAgtgtgaaagagaagaggaggtaGGGGCCAAGCCCCCACCCATCtttgtccccttccctccccagatatttatgtgaaattaactttggctttattttttgaaataaaaactttaaaaaagcatCTGTCTTTTCCCTTGTTTGTTCTGCCACACACTCCTGCTTTGTCCAGTGTCCTACTTCCCTGTTGAGAAGTCTTCTTGTTTCATCGAAAAGGAGGGCCTTTCTGTGTGGGTGTTCCTTCAGTGAATTGCCAAAGGACAGCAGCAGAGAAGCTTACATATATAAATCTCAGAAAGTGAGCTGAGTGAACCAGGTCCCTCATAGCTTCATCTTTTGGTGAAGGGAAGGGAGCTCTCGCTGTCCTTGAATGTTACCACATGTAAAGCAGACCTGAGTGCATTATGTGTCCTAATtcagtagtggtgagaatggggcTAGGGTCTGATAGTGGCCACTGCAGGACTGAAGAAGAgtgatatttcaaagaaaatacaaagaattgCACTATGGGAggagccttaaaaaagaaaaattgggatGCAAGAACACATTGGGGATAGTCACAATTGGAAACCTGGCTGTCCATATGAGATTCAGGTACCTGGGCTAGGTGGAGCCAGGGCGTGGAGAGGGTAGTTGAGAGAAGGGAACTGGTTCCCAGGAAGGGCACCTTTTAGGAACAAGAGGGAAGCAACAGGGTGAGAACTCTATTGAGTAGTTTAGCAATCATTCCTTGTCAGTTTGAGCCAGACAATAACAAAGGAGGGAACTGGAGGCCAAAGCAAGGAGTTCCTCCTGTAAGAAGCTAATGAGCTGCTGTGGAATCTGGGACAAGCTGGATGGTGCAGGCAGCATAGATGTTGCTAGAACCTGATGTTAGAGCCTAAATCTGGAGCTGGCCAGAGTCCGACAGTACGAATTCAAGGGGGTCACTGAGCGTAGCTTGTGAGGGCTGAAGGTGCCTGAGCTTCCCTAGATGGAGACTGGGTGGCAGGGGACTCGGGAAAGGGGATAGTGAGAACCCCTTGAACTGGCCAAAGGAGCCAGAGACTCAGAGGGGCAAAAAACCCGAGCTGTCTCCCAGGACACAGTAGGCTGGGGCTTTGCTCCCCATGGATGAAGCTTGTAGGCCAAAAGAAAGGCCTATGTGGAGAGATTGCAGACAGCAAGGCAGAGCCCTTGGTACGAGCTGGACTGGCAACAGGGCCTGGGGTGGACACTGCCCAGGCACAATTCCCTCCTGGTACCATATCCAGGATTCCTGAACCTCCCACATTTCAGGCCTCATGCCTGATTTGTatcccccatcccctgcccccagctgtcCTTCAAAGCGTAAATTCACCTCCTCCAGAAAACCTTTCCTCAGTCAGAATCAGGCCTTCTTCCAGTGTCTTTGGCCTGTCTCTACACCACCATACATTTGGAGGATTTTGATTAATTATATCTATCCCAGGGTTCCCTATTCTCTTCTCCCTGAATTTAAGCTCTGGATACTCCCAGGCCCACTCAAGCCACAGTACTCAGATTGTTCTCAATGCATTTGTGTGTGAAATGGCATTTCCaaggcaggtggggtgggggagtggaggtAAGGAGAATGGAAATACCCCTGGGGACTTTTCCTGGCATAGTAGTCCAGTTGAGGCTTGGTGGCAGCTTGGTGTCTAGCAAGCCCAGTCAGAAGATAACTCTGGGGGAGACCTGAGAACCAAGCCTTAGGATGAGGCCTTTGATGACACA
Protein-coding sequences here:
- the PCGF1 gene encoding polycomb group RING finger protein 1; the encoded protein is MASPQGGQIAIAMRLRNQLQSVYKMDPLRNEEEVRVKIKDLNEHIVCCLCAGYFVDATTITECLHTFCKSCIVKYLQTSKYCPMCNIKIHETQPLLNLKLDRVMQDIVYKLVPGLQDSEEKRIREFYQSRGLDRVTQPSGEEPALSNLGLPFSSFDHSKAHYYRYDEQLSLCLERLSSGKDKNKSILQNKYVRCSVRAEVRHLRRVLCHRLMLNPQHVQLLFDNEVLPDHMTMKQIWLSHWFGKPSPLLLQYSVKEKRR